A single region of the Acidobacteriota bacterium genome encodes:
- a CDS encoding SDR family NAD(P)-dependent oxidoreductase has protein sequence MRGKAAVVTGAAAGIGRGVALKFGEHGASVAAIDINFGTARETAREIRQSGGEALELQADVGEESSTDAAFERILDKFGAVDVLVNVAGIEHYQEFLEFTDQEFDRQIAVNLKSVFFCSRRVIPSMIRNGGGSIVNTASVQALATTGQIAPYAAAKGGILAMTRDMSRDLGQYNIRVNTICPGCIQTPMLDRSFTSTADRDAYMERLEASLPLGRVGLPEDIANVALFLASPLSAYVTGIAINVDGGMMSKLPLPE, from the coding sequence ATGAGAGGCAAGGCGGCAGTCGTCACCGGCGCCGCCGCCGGCATCGGCCGGGGGGTGGCGTTGAAATTCGGCGAACACGGGGCCAGTGTGGCGGCTATCGACATCAATTTCGGCACGGCCCGGGAGACGGCCCGCGAGATCCGGCAGAGCGGTGGAGAAGCGCTGGAGCTGCAGGCCGACGTCGGCGAGGAGAGCAGCACCGACGCCGCATTCGAGAGGATCCTGGACAAGTTCGGCGCCGTCGACGTCCTGGTGAACGTCGCCGGCATCGAGCACTACCAGGAATTCCTGGAATTTACGGACCAGGAGTTCGACCGGCAGATCGCCGTCAACCTGAAGAGCGTGTTCTTCTGCAGCCGGCGGGTGATTCCTTCCATGATCCGGAACGGGGGCGGCAGCATCGTCAACACCGCCTCGGTGCAGGCCCTGGCCACCACCGGACAGATCGCACCCTACGCCGCCGCCAAGGGAGGCATCCTGGCCATGACGCGGGACATGTCCCGCGACCTGGGCCAGTACAACATCCGCGTCAACACCATCTGTCCCGGATGCATTCAGACCCCCATGCTGGACCGGTCCTTCACCAGCACCGCCGACCGGGACGCCTACATGGAAAGGCTGGAGGCCTCCCTGCCCTTGGGACGGGTAGGTTTGCCGGAAGACATCGCCAACGTGGCCCTGTTTCTGGCCTCCCCTCTGTCCGCCTACGTCACGGGAATCGCCATCAACGTGGACGGAGGGATGATGAGCAAGTTGCCGCTGCCGGAGTAG
- a CDS encoding protein tyrosine phosphatase family protein → MSIEGAVNYRKISERVATSGSVSEDRLRRLGAEGFDAVVNLLPDSSEVAVADEREIVEGQGLEYHYIPVDFGNPTEADFSLFRRVMKNAGDKKILIHCAANYRVSAFYSLHAMRDRDWSWEDARAHIASIWDTADYPVWKRFINELKSQSSRTLPCGG, encoded by the coding sequence ATGAGCATAGAAGGCGCCGTCAACTATCGGAAAATCAGTGAGCGGGTCGCGACCTCCGGATCGGTCTCCGAAGACCGCCTCCGCCGTCTCGGGGCAGAGGGATTCGATGCGGTGGTCAACCTGTTGCCCGATTCATCGGAGGTGGCGGTCGCCGACGAACGTGAAATTGTCGAGGGTCAGGGATTGGAATACCATTACATTCCGGTAGACTTCGGGAACCCGACGGAAGCGGACTTCAGCCTCTTCAGACGCGTCATGAAGAACGCCGGGGACAAAAAGATCCTGATCCATTGCGCGGCGAACTACCGGGTCAGCGCCTTTTATTCTCTCCATGCCATGCGAGATCGGGACTGGTCCTGGGAGGACGCCCGCGCACATATCGCTTCGATCTGGGACACCGCCGATTATCCGGTCTGGAAACGGTTTATCAACGAGTTGAAGTCTCAGTCGAGCCGGACTCTACCCTGCGGCGGATGA
- a CDS encoding sodium/solute symporter (Members of the Solute:Sodium Symporter (SSS), TC 2.A.21 as described in tcdb.org, catalyze solute:Na+ symport. Known solutes for members of the family include sugars, amino acids, nucleosides, inositols, vitamins, urea or anions, depending on the system.), with protein sequence MAPVFAEDPARLLREQSVQILRQALEEETEWVRIRAAEALLWNNSSEGVREAFSHETAEPGSSHEIGVWQILAQATFRKSQHELERQQYVDRILEAFLSSEGERGSRAAEALAKLGYADRPAELLRLADEGDGVRQVDALWVLAGSGTVDDQTGLASRLESGDASVRARAAYALRRLESAGPEVRAALERALSGEDVDSSVRVYLLSALYVHGSGTPVSKSELQSYVRNGTREQRLEAIEALAHAGGKDQIPLLEPLLVHQGIDSEIRAAAANALLRIERRDFRGLGWLDWFVVVAYGAFMLGVGWHYSRRQTDTEEYFLGSRSLGSFVIGISLYATLLSTISYLAVPGELVKHGPGILVWGTLGIPLIVVCCGFFLIPVFMKLPITSAYELLEGRLGIGVRLTAAVIFILTRLVWMALLIYLAAKAVVVMVGWPESMTPTVVMVAGAVAVLYTALGGLRAVVITDVIQFLILFAGGLITIAMVTMDIGLGGWVPTSWAPHWDQIPVFDWNPAIRVTVIGSILSGAVWTIFTYGSDQVAIQRYLATRDAKAARRALYINVGAGFAVSVLLAGLGFSVLGFFQTHPHAIADGKDLLADADFLFPHFIANYLPHGLAGLVIAAMFAAAMSSLDSGINSIVTVFHVDFLGRFRRRKLRKEHSVKLARALVLGIGIAVVLLSAPVGNVPGNITEVTNKTNGLFVAPLFGLFFMCLFVPFSTPFGAIVGAVYGFSFAILWAFWDILTGGPSLSFQWIYLFPFIVHVVVGSAASLLPTRGRSWRYLLLCSLAAGAPIAIVFLLLSS encoded by the coding sequence GTGGCTCCCGTTTTTGCGGAGGACCCCGCGCGGCTCCTCAGGGAGCAAAGCGTCCAGATTCTGCGGCAAGCGCTGGAGGAAGAGACGGAATGGGTTCGCATTCGGGCCGCTGAAGCCCTGCTCTGGAACAACTCCAGCGAAGGCGTCAGGGAAGCCTTCTCCCACGAGACGGCCGAGCCCGGCTCGAGTCACGAGATCGGCGTCTGGCAGATCCTGGCTCAGGCGACGTTCCGGAAAAGCCAACATGAGCTGGAGCGGCAGCAGTATGTGGATCGGATCCTCGAGGCCTTCCTGTCAAGCGAGGGCGAACGGGGCAGCCGGGCCGCAGAAGCCTTGGCCAAGCTGGGTTATGCCGACCGGCCAGCCGAGTTGCTGAGGCTGGCTGACGAAGGCGATGGGGTCCGGCAAGTGGACGCCCTCTGGGTGCTGGCCGGATCCGGAACGGTCGACGACCAAACCGGGTTGGCCTCCCGTCTGGAATCCGGCGACGCGTCCGTCCGCGCTCGCGCCGCCTATGCGCTCCGCCGCCTGGAAAGCGCCGGTCCCGAGGTCCGTGCCGCTCTGGAGCGGGCTCTCTCCGGGGAGGACGTGGATTCAAGCGTCCGGGTCTACCTGCTGAGCGCGCTCTACGTGCACGGGTCCGGTACTCCTGTTTCGAAGTCCGAACTCCAGTCCTACGTCCGGAACGGGACCCGGGAACAACGGTTGGAAGCCATCGAGGCCTTGGCCCACGCCGGAGGCAAGGACCAGATTCCGCTCTTGGAGCCGCTACTGGTCCACCAGGGAATCGATTCGGAAATCCGTGCCGCCGCCGCCAATGCCCTGCTACGGATCGAGCGGAGGGACTTCCGGGGCCTGGGATGGCTGGACTGGTTCGTGGTCGTCGCCTACGGCGCCTTCATGCTCGGCGTGGGCTGGCACTACTCGCGCCGCCAGACCGACACCGAGGAGTATTTCCTGGGCAGCCGCAGCCTCGGTTCGTTCGTGATCGGGATTTCGCTGTACGCCACCCTGCTGAGCACGATTTCGTATCTGGCGGTTCCCGGGGAGCTGGTCAAGCACGGGCCGGGCATCCTGGTCTGGGGAACGTTGGGGATACCGCTGATCGTCGTCTGTTGCGGTTTCTTTCTCATCCCCGTTTTCATGAAGCTGCCCATCACCAGCGCCTACGAGCTTCTGGAGGGCCGTCTGGGAATCGGGGTCCGGCTGACGGCGGCGGTGATCTTCATCCTGACGCGCCTGGTCTGGATGGCTCTGCTCATCTATCTGGCGGCCAAGGCCGTGGTGGTCATGGTGGGCTGGCCCGAGTCGATGACGCCGACGGTGGTGATGGTGGCCGGGGCGGTCGCGGTGCTCTACACCGCCCTCGGGGGTCTGCGGGCCGTCGTGATCACCGACGTCATTCAGTTCCTCATCCTCTTCGCCGGAGGTCTGATCACGATTGCGATGGTGACCATGGACATCGGTCTCGGTGGTTGGGTGCCGACTTCATGGGCGCCGCACTGGGACCAAATTCCTGTCTTCGACTGGAATCCGGCAATACGAGTGACGGTGATCGGTTCGATTCTCTCCGGGGCGGTGTGGACCATCTTCACCTACGGTTCCGATCAGGTGGCCATTCAGCGTTACCTGGCGACGCGGGACGCCAAGGCCGCCCGGCGCGCCCTGTACATCAACGTCGGCGCCGGCTTCGCCGTCTCCGTGCTGCTCGCCGGGCTGGGCTTCTCGGTCCTGGGCTTCTTCCAGACCCACCCCCACGCCATCGCCGACGGCAAGGACCTGCTGGCGGACGCCGATTTCCTGTTTCCCCACTTCATCGCCAACTATCTGCCGCACGGATTGGCCGGCCTGGTCATCGCGGCCATGTTCGCCGCCGCCATGTCGAGCCTCGACTCGGGCATCAATTCCATCGTGACCGTGTTCCACGTCGACTTCCTGGGCCGTTTCCGCCGCCGGAAACTGCGGAAGGAACACAGCGTCAAGCTGGCCCGGGCGCTGGTGCTGGGCATCGGCATCGCCGTGGTCCTTCTCAGTGCGCCGGTGGGTAACGTCCCCGGCAACATCACCGAAGTGACCAACAAGACCAACGGGCTGTTCGTCGCTCCCCTGTTCGGGCTCTTCTTCATGTGCCTGTTCGTGCCGTTCTCGACTCCGTTCGGAGCGATCGTGGGGGCCGTCTACGGTTTTTCCTTCGCCATCCTGTGGGCTTTCTGGGACATTTTGACCGGTGGCCCCAGTCTCAGCTTCCAATGGATCTATCTGTTCCCCTTCATCGTCCACGTCGTGGTGGGTTCGGCGGCGAGCCTGCTGCCCACGCGGGGCCGATCCTGGCGTTACCTCCTTCTCTGCAGCCTCGCCGCCGGGGCTCCCATTGCCATCGTCTTCCTGCTGCTGAGCTCGTGA
- a CDS encoding VCBS repeat-containing protein: protein MLNPSRGTPFVPLLLALWLGAGFPSLAAQSWYEDSYEDFADGRLDASGQNIYVSRNGTVRTIHRFDLNQDGHLDLIFNNTHDSITYVDATWAGFDSARTLTHSSLAVLGSLRAAAGDLNRDGITDLVFCPNPDGIQHPRRFISIAWGGAEGWTSNRISGVLPAWNPRAVAVADLNRDHWPDIVVLAQAPRRQPDGTPVKSMVMKVFWGGRLGFYLARRQIQELPISVDMKAADFDADGARDIAVLTAESEIRIFWASSEPSAVPVILNATRIPLSGPAAGCVAAGDIDGDGRTDLVAGTFDGTLYTVTAGAHRKWNQPARRQAAPASHISVGDLDGDGHADLALTEFGIRHASGGERGAADSPGGIRILWGEAGKFDPAHSLHLEVDHPSASAIGDLDGDGRSDLAAAVYQGTSNFAAESAVFFGNGDRSFRRARRGIPSSGAADVLVVPAEEDLPARVVVCNSQGGTLNERVPLYVYWGGKGGFHPDRRWVIPFSGGYGAVGADLNADGITDLVAMNSGHSGRADPDVGAHILWGTSRGFDLDGHRTILSENHLSSGNVADLNRDGYLDLILNGFDPAQTTLYYGSETGFHRSRRLVVPSVLTVADFNRDGWLDLSGSAPSGAVGILWGGPEGPSRELESIGYVPWAANQETADLNADGHLDLIVGGYADPTTRISDVGLFIFWGSVEGFTPWNAQWLPGMGQLGPLVADFDRDGFLDLFAPSYHGTGVRESMPSYLFWGSRDGLRAENKTRLVCDSASDAMAGDFDQDGLLDLAVVCHTRHGDHRVDSKVFYNDGNRFAAPRTVGLPTLGGHTIYLTDVGHIYDRSWRQTYDSSLFLWDGERSGGRLEAKAETPAHSRLRFRVRSGAEPSGLEQKPWRQVNGDRFPLESGDRVLQYQAVFESGNGDSYPILDRVSIELNSE, encoded by the coding sequence ATGCTGAATCCAAGTCGCGGAACACCCTTTGTCCCCCTACTCCTGGCCCTCTGGTTGGGGGCCGGCTTCCCGTCACTGGCGGCCCAGAGTTGGTACGAAGACAGCTACGAGGACTTTGCCGACGGCCGCCTGGACGCCTCCGGCCAGAACATCTACGTGTCTCGGAACGGGACCGTCCGCACCATCCACCGCTTCGATCTGAATCAGGACGGCCACCTGGACCTGATCTTCAACAATACGCATGACAGCATCACCTACGTCGATGCCACCTGGGCCGGCTTCGACTCCGCCCGGACACTCACCCATTCTTCGCTGGCGGTGTTGGGGAGTCTCCGGGCGGCCGCGGGAGACCTGAACCGGGACGGCATCACCGACCTGGTCTTCTGTCCCAACCCCGACGGGATTCAACACCCCCGCAGGTTCATTTCCATCGCGTGGGGCGGTGCGGAGGGCTGGACTTCCAACCGGATCAGTGGGGTCCTGCCGGCCTGGAACCCCCGGGCGGTGGCCGTCGCCGACCTGAACCGCGACCATTGGCCCGACATCGTGGTCCTGGCCCAGGCGCCCCGGAGGCAGCCGGACGGGACACCGGTCAAGAGCATGGTGATGAAGGTGTTCTGGGGCGGTCGACTGGGTTTTTACCTGGCCCGGCGTCAAATCCAGGAACTCCCCATTTCGGTCGACATGAAGGCGGCCGATTTCGACGCCGACGGAGCACGGGACATCGCGGTGCTGACCGCCGAAAGCGAGATCCGGATCTTCTGGGCGTCTTCCGAGCCGTCCGCCGTGCCCGTGATCTTGAACGCCACTCGCATTCCTCTCTCCGGCCCTGCGGCCGGCTGCGTGGCGGCCGGGGACATCGACGGAGACGGGCGCACCGACCTGGTGGCGGGAACTTTCGACGGGACCCTCTACACCGTCACCGCCGGCGCCCATCGAAAATGGAACCAGCCGGCACGGAGGCAAGCGGCGCCGGCTTCCCACATCTCGGTCGGCGATCTGGACGGCGATGGACACGCCGACCTGGCGTTGACGGAGTTCGGTATCCGGCATGCTTCGGGAGGAGAACGGGGCGCCGCCGACAGTCCGGGAGGGATCCGGATCCTCTGGGGAGAGGCGGGAAAGTTCGATCCTGCGCACTCGCTCCACCTGGAGGTGGATCACCCTTCGGCCTCGGCCATCGGCGATCTGGACGGCGACGGAAGGTCCGATCTGGCGGCGGCCGTCTACCAGGGAACGTCAAACTTTGCCGCGGAGTCCGCCGTCTTTTTCGGAAACGGCGACCGCTCCTTCCGGCGGGCAAGGCGCGGCATCCCCTCCTCCGGAGCCGCGGACGTGCTGGTGGTCCCGGCGGAAGAAGACCTGCCGGCCCGGGTCGTCGTCTGCAACAGCCAGGGCGGCACTCTCAACGAGAGGGTTCCCCTCTACGTCTACTGGGGCGGCAAGGGGGGCTTCCACCCGGACCGCCGCTGGGTGATCCCCTTCAGCGGCGGCTACGGCGCCGTCGGCGCCGACCTGAACGCCGACGGCATCACCGATCTGGTGGCCATGAACTCCGGACACAGCGGACGGGCGGACCCCGACGTGGGAGCCCACATTCTCTGGGGGACATCCCGGGGGTTCGACCTGGACGGACACCGAACCATCCTCTCGGAGAATCATCTCTCTTCCGGCAACGTCGCCGACTTGAACCGCGACGGCTACCTGGACCTGATCCTGAACGGTTTCGATCCGGCCCAAACCACCCTCTACTACGGATCGGAGACTGGATTCCACCGGAGCCGGCGCCTGGTCGTGCCCTCGGTGCTGACCGTGGCCGACTTCAACCGGGACGGCTGGTTGGACCTGTCCGGGAGCGCGCCGAGCGGAGCGGTGGGGATCCTCTGGGGCGGCCCGGAGGGACCGAGCCGCGAACTGGAATCCATAGGATACGTCCCCTGGGCGGCCAACCAGGAAACGGCCGACCTCAACGCCGACGGACACCTGGATTTGATCGTGGGCGGCTACGCCGATCCCACCACCCGGATCTCCGATGTCGGACTCTTCATCTTCTGGGGATCGGTCGAGGGCTTCACTCCCTGGAACGCCCAGTGGCTGCCCGGCATGGGACAACTGGGCCCGTTGGTGGCCGACTTCGACCGGGACGGCTTCCTGGACCTGTTCGCGCCCTCCTATCACGGAACCGGCGTCCGGGAGTCCATGCCCTCATACCTGTTCTGGGGAAGCCGGGACGGCCTGCGCGCCGAGAACAAGACCCGGCTCGTCTGCGACAGCGCCAGCGACGCCATGGCGGGAGATTTCGATCAGGACGGGCTTCTCGACCTGGCGGTCGTCTGCCATACCCGCCACGGGGACCACCGCGTCGACTCGAAGGTGTTCTACAACGATGGAAATCGCTTTGCCGCCCCCAGGACGGTGGGGCTTCCCACCCTGGGGGGACACACCATCTACCTCACCGACGTCGGGCACATCTACGATCGGAGCTGGCGCCAGACCTACGATTCCTCCCTGTTTCTCTGGGACGGTGAGCGTAGCGGCGGCCGGCTGGAGGCCAAGGCGGAAACGCCCGCCCACAGCCGGCTGAGGTTCCGCGTCCGTTCGGGAGCCGAACCGTCCGGACTGGAGCAAAAACCCTGGCGTCAAGTGAACGGGGACCGATTCCCCCTGGAGAGCGGCGACCGCGTCCTGCAGTACCAGGCCGTCTTCGAGTCCGGCAATGGAGACAGCTACCCGATCCTGGACCGGGTGAGCATCGAGCTGAACTCCGAGTAG
- a CDS encoding TonB-dependent receptor, with translation MNNRRFFRVLLIPALIPLLLTPAQAQTTAATVLGTVTDTGGAVVPGVTVTLTNQDTGFIRETISDDRGDFEFAVVQAPNIYTLSAELPGFRKYVNVDNYLATRVTQRFDVKLEVGEVAEQVTVRSAAPVINTDTPQWSETRTDRLINAGPRGTMVMSRFGHGTRPLSLAFINADVADSYKSNGSRTTMTQTSVDGTPMNGEQVGPPFSAIAEEKTVALNAAAEFRAPLTVDAVTKRGENRPHGMFTLNMRHPRLQARWPGPPGAVRNPNAVWAFRYNFTGGGPIYIPKIYDGRDKSWLFISFEQNPPTNITFGQGTWLNTPTQAMRRGDLSAYLAKVRPQLGELKDPLTGETFAGNIIPRSRWNPVAINMIDKWLLEPTGSNLGDPDIPEQNLQYTGSQQGANKQWIYRFDQSILNRNTFGIMHTQRDNWETCHCGGSTFFGQRHPATGQDWFGSLNDVINVFDTHIFTPGLINEFRFGLFRRDNYNRTEHSAALFIDSLGIDLGDDAATRKAFNTLPYIRVDNLHTIGTRAAATNETVSNYYSIRNNLSYRTGIHSWKLGYDHAIRRISDLRALRSVAGDWNHTGFFTGDPFADFLLGLPTQTGRHTPRPAVEGRYSEFGLFVQDDVQVSSRLKLNIGVRYDRISPRTDANGAWYNFNMATGALVVPEAGRGLIAPAFHPAIPIETASEARFPNHLVNSLTKWSPRLGFAYRLDDKTVLRVGYGMFMHDAGSTNNYFATLLTGGPFALDETFRNTITDGVPLVTTDRPFPRATVGGSAPATFNIQGVNPKIKEPYLQQWNVTLERQLGRETSFRFSYVGSSATSLWYSRDINIPTASLTPFTEERLNYPHNPGFDDIIYLDSGGHMSHSQFQWQFTRRMSRTPIGGLMFDGIFQWIKEIEDVDDTTAFASAYGRGIAPRLGGYAGIEDPYDRNRDRADAYLNPASIRINFIWELPWGPDQPYLSHLRKGSILSALLGGWEFAGIFDAATGRPYHQYYSGFDPTNTGRFSGRASMSKAGCDPQVRPHSYTRPTTVNINCFKVPDPGTYGTTPRDAVSRLPGWAFDATLYKFFPIRMLHEDIRARLSMTMVNPFHHVVASRDRGLYVTSPARFGIPSRGGGLLRFGSAPRNVHFQFQIVW, from the coding sequence ATGAACAACAGACGATTTTTCCGGGTTCTGCTGATCCCGGCGCTTATCCCCCTCCTGCTGACACCAGCACAGGCGCAGACCACGGCCGCCACCGTGCTGGGAACCGTCACCGACACCGGGGGGGCGGTAGTCCCAGGGGTAACGGTGACCTTGACCAACCAGGACACTGGGTTCATCCGCGAGACCATCAGCGACGATCGCGGGGACTTCGAGTTCGCCGTGGTGCAGGCGCCGAACATCTACACCCTCAGCGCGGAGCTGCCCGGTTTCAGGAAGTATGTCAACGTTGACAACTATCTGGCCACTCGGGTCACCCAGCGGTTCGACGTCAAACTGGAAGTGGGTGAGGTGGCCGAGCAGGTGACCGTGCGGAGCGCGGCGCCGGTGATCAACACCGACACGCCCCAATGGAGTGAGACCCGGACCGACCGGCTCATCAACGCGGGACCGCGTGGGACCATGGTCATGAGTCGCTTCGGCCACGGCACCCGGCCCCTGAGCCTGGCCTTCATCAACGCCGACGTGGCCGACAGCTACAAGAGCAACGGCTCGCGAACCACCATGACCCAGACTTCGGTGGACGGGACTCCCATGAACGGCGAGCAGGTGGGGCCTCCCTTCTCGGCCATCGCCGAAGAGAAGACGGTTGCCTTGAACGCCGCCGCCGAATTCCGGGCTCCGCTGACCGTCGACGCCGTCACCAAGCGCGGTGAGAACCGGCCCCATGGGATGTTCACGCTGAACATGCGCCACCCTCGGCTGCAAGCCCGCTGGCCCGGCCCTCCCGGCGCGGTGCGGAATCCCAACGCAGTGTGGGCATTTCGCTACAATTTCACCGGGGGCGGTCCCATCTACATCCCGAAAATCTACGATGGACGGGACAAGAGCTGGCTCTTCATTTCATTCGAGCAGAATCCGCCCACCAACATCACCTTCGGGCAGGGAACCTGGCTCAACACCCCCACCCAGGCCATGCGGAGGGGCGACCTTTCCGCGTATCTGGCCAAGGTCCGGCCCCAATTGGGGGAATTGAAGGATCCCCTCACCGGGGAGACCTTCGCCGGGAACATCATTCCCCGCTCCCGTTGGAACCCGGTTGCCATCAACATGATCGACAAGTGGCTCCTGGAGCCCACCGGATCCAACCTCGGCGACCCCGACATCCCGGAGCAGAATTTGCAGTATACCGGAAGCCAGCAGGGGGCCAACAAGCAGTGGATCTATCGCTTCGACCAGAGCATCCTCAACCGGAACACCTTCGGGATCATGCACACCCAGAGAGATAACTGGGAGACTTGCCATTGCGGGGGTTCCACCTTTTTCGGCCAGCGCCATCCCGCCACCGGACAGGACTGGTTCGGCAGTCTCAATGACGTCATCAACGTCTTCGATACTCATATCTTCACTCCCGGTCTCATCAACGAGTTCCGCTTCGGCTTGTTCCGCCGGGACAACTACAACCGGACCGAGCACTCCGCTGCCCTCTTCATCGACTCGCTGGGGATCGACCTGGGCGATGACGCCGCCACCCGCAAGGCGTTCAACACTCTCCCCTACATCAGGGTCGACAACCTCCACACCATCGGTACCCGCGCCGCCGCCACCAACGAGACGGTGAGCAACTACTACAGCATCCGCAACAACCTCAGCTATCGCACCGGAATCCACAGTTGGAAGCTGGGCTATGACCACGCCATCCGGCGCATTTCCGACCTCCGGGCCCTCAGGTCGGTGGCAGGTGACTGGAATCACACGGGTTTCTTTACCGGCGATCCCTTCGCCGACTTCCTGCTGGGACTTCCCACCCAGACCGGGCGCCACACCCCACGGCCGGCCGTGGAGGGGCGCTACAGCGAGTTCGGGTTGTTCGTTCAGGACGACGTTCAGGTCAGCTCCAGGTTGAAGCTGAACATCGGGGTCCGCTACGACCGGATCTCCCCGCGCACGGACGCCAACGGAGCTTGGTACAACTTCAACATGGCCACCGGCGCCCTGGTGGTGCCGGAAGCCGGACGGGGTCTGATCGCCCCGGCCTTCCATCCCGCCATCCCCATCGAGACGGCCAGCGAGGCCCGCTTCCCCAACCACCTGGTCAATTCCTTGACCAAGTGGTCGCCGCGTCTGGGCTTCGCCTACCGGCTCGACGACAAGACCGTCCTGCGGGTCGGTTACGGCATGTTCATGCACGACGCCGGGAGCACCAACAACTACTTCGCGACGCTGCTCACGGGCGGGCCTTTCGCTCTGGACGAGACCTTTCGGAATACCATCACCGACGGCGTCCCCCTGGTCACCACCGACCGGCCCTTTCCCCGGGCGACCGTCGGGGGCTCGGCTCCGGCCACCTTCAACATCCAGGGCGTGAACCCCAAGATCAAGGAGCCCTACCTGCAGCAGTGGAACGTGACCTTGGAGCGGCAGTTGGGACGCGAAACCTCCTTCCGCTTCTCCTACGTCGGCTCCTCGGCTACGAGCCTCTGGTACTCCAGGGACATCAACATTCCTACGGCGAGTCTGACTCCCTTTACCGAAGAGCGGCTCAACTACCCCCACAACCCGGGTTTTGACGACATCATCTACCTGGACAGCGGCGGCCACATGAGCCATAGCCAGTTCCAGTGGCAGTTCACTCGCCGAATGTCCCGGACTCCTATCGGCGGGCTCATGTTCGACGGAATATTCCAGTGGATCAAAGAGATCGAGGATGTGGACGACACTACGGCGTTCGCGTCCGCCTACGGGCGGGGCATAGCGCCGCGCCTCGGAGGCTATGCCGGGATCGAGGATCCCTACGACCGGAACCGGGATCGGGCCGACGCCTATCTGAACCCGGCCTCAATCCGCATCAACTTCATCTGGGAGCTCCCGTGGGGTCCGGATCAGCCTTACCTGTCGCACCTGAGGAAAGGCTCGATCCTGAGCGCCCTGTTGGGTGGCTGGGAATTCGCGGGCATCTTCGATGCCGCTACTGGACGTCCTTACCACCAGTACTACAGCGGATTCGATCCCACCAACACCGGCCGCTTCAGCGGCCGGGCCAGCATGTCCAAGGCTGGCTGCGACCCGCAGGTCCGCCCCCACAGCTATACGCGGCCGACGACCGTCAACATCAACTGCTTCAAGGTCCCGGATCCGGGCACCTACGGTACGACTCCGCGCGACGCCGTGAGCCGGCTGCCGGGCTGGGCCTTTGACGCGACGTTGTACAAATTCTTCCCCATCCGGATGCTCCATGAAGACATTAGAGCCCGGCTCTCCATGACCATGGTCAACCCATTCCACCACGTGGTGGCGTCGAGAGACCGCGGCCTCTACGTCACGAGTCCGGCTCGCTTCGGAATCCCTTCACGGGGCGGAGGCCTGCTGCGGTTCGGGTCGGCTCCCCGTAACGTCCACTTCCAGTTCCAAATCGTCTGGTAG